TTAGGGTTTCTAAAATCAAAATCTACCTGATCGTGACTAAACGTACACCATACGTGCTTGGTGCCGTTAGCCGTTTCAGTTTCACGCAACAATGGCGAAACCCGAGGTCGGGTTACCATCGACAAATCATCAGTCGGATCCGCTGTAAAAAAGTAGTCAGAACCCGGCCCTTCACCTTTAATGAAATTATCAAACCACACGCTTCTTGCTGAACAGTGATTTATCACAAGATCAGCCATTAACCCGTAGTCTTTGGCTATGTCTTCAACATCGTCCCACGAGCCAAGCGCTTCGTTAACTGTCGAATAATCAATAACCGAAAAGCCATCGTCAGAGCTATACGGAAAGAACGGCAGTATATGTACGTTGTTTATCGTATTTTTGCAGTAGCGGTGAAGAAAGCGGTTAAGCGTCACAAGCGGGCGCTCGTCATCATCTATCACGCTGTCGCCATAGGTGATCATCACGACGTCTTCCTCATCCCAATAATTGTGATGAGATTGAGGCGAGGCTATATCGGCATCTGACTTGATGCCAATAGTATTCATTAAGTCGGTCGCTAACGTCTCATACGAGACGTTAAGCGCTACATCGGCATAAATACTTTCAAGATGGTGTTTTACTTTGTCATGGAGAAGGTCCCATGCCATATTACTTACTCCATAAATTCTGCAGTATCAGCTTCAACCGCCTCTAAAAGACGCTCTAAAATATCGGGTACCGCACTGGTTACGCGGTTCCAGCTCGGTATAAACGGCGTTTCCATGGGGTTTTCTAAAAAGTTTTGACCCGCTTTCATAATGTTGCTGGCAAACATTTCTACCGCTTTTTCTTCGCTGTGAATGTCAAGGCTAAGCCCGTTCATGACGGCGTCGTTGTGATAGGTCTCAATAAAGTCTAGCGCAATGCGGAAATAGGTTGCTTTAATCGAGCGAAACATTTCATTACTGAAAGTATAGCCTTGTGTTGCCAACTTTCTGAAAATGGCTTTGGTAATGTCGATAGACATTTTCGACAAACCACCTTGGTCGTTGTTAAGCGATAAATCTTGGTGCTTGTGGTCGTAAATGTCACAAATATCTGCCTGACACAGTCTGTTGTGAGAATAGTTGCGGTGCATTTCAGACAGTACGCCAATTTCCAAACCCCAGTCGCTAGGAATGCGAATATCGTTAAGCACGTCGCGTCTAAACGAGAATTCTCCCGCTAGTGGATAGCGAAAGCTGTCCATAAACTCAAGGTACTCGTTGTCACCCATAATGCGTTTAAGTGCGCGCAAGAGGGGCGTTACGAGTAAACGAGAAACACGGCCGTTAATTTTGCCATTAGCGACACGCGCGTAATAGCCTTTACAGAATTCATAGTTAAACTGCGGGTTAGCCACCGGGTAGATGAGGCGGGCAAGTAAATCTTTCTCGTAAGTCACGATATCACAATCATGCAGTGCTACCGATTCAGCTCGGTTCGACGCCAGTACATAGCCCATGCAGTACCATACGTTTCGCCCTTTACCCAACTCTTTAGGCGCAAGGCCTTGGGCTTGAAGCTCTTCATCTAACGCTTTAAGCCTAGGGCCATCGTTCCATAATATGCGGTGGTGCTGTGGTAGTTTTCCAAAGAATTTAAGCGCGTGTTTGTATTGTTCTTGATTGGCTCTATCTAAACCAATAACAACTTCAGACAAGTATGGAACTTCAGTGAGTTCATTAACGATATGCGGAAGCGCGTCGCCTTCAAGCTCTGAAAAAAGAGAGGGAAGAATTAGCGCCATTGGACGCTTTTGTGAAAATTGAAGAAGCTCTGCTTCAAGCTCTTCGGTTGGACGACGAGCCAAGTTATGTAACGTTGTTACCACACCATTTTGATAAAAATCAGCCATGTGTCCTCCTGATCAAAGGGATAATAGTTGTGTTAGCATTTCATTCCAGCCTTCAGGGCCGGTTAGGGTGCTGGTATATACCTCTTCTTTTTGTACTTCGGGTGGAGGATTTACCGGTGATAATATTCTTATAGGGGTATGCGCTGCCTCTAGCATCGCCACGTCGTTTTTACCGTCACCAAGGGCTACTGTGTTCACTTTGGTCACGTGCTGTTTTTGGTATTCACTGGCAAGCCACTTAAGCGCTTGACCTTTATCACAGTTGCCTGAGACGTGAATGAATCGGCCTCCTTCTAGTGGGAAGGCGCCTCTGTCTTTCACCGCTTTTAAAAAGCGCTGCTTTTCATCATCGCTTCCTAGCCACAAAATGGGTTCACCAAATTGCCGTTTAGCTGCAAGCGATGCGGAGTGTTCGTCAAGGTCAGTACATTCTTGAATTTCATCTAGTGACATTTTTGAAAATTGTTTGTACTTACTATCAAAGTCGCTGCCCATCTTCTCAAGCAACTTAATCCAGTAGTTCTTATTTGAGATAAAGGCTTTACACCAATAGCCATCTACCCACACTGTGCCACTAGGTTTTTGCTTAAAAAAGCCATGAGGAATAAATATCGCAGCACCATTTTCGATAATAAAAGGGCCATCCAATCCTATCCGCTCTCGCAATGGCTCCAATTCAGCAAAGGTTTTGCTGGTAGTGGGTATTACGGGAATGTCTTTTTGTTTTAATGCCGCTAAAGCCGGTTTCGCCGCCTCAAAAGAGTAGGTATGGTGGTCTAACAGCGTGCCGTCCATATCGGTGAAAACAAGCGTTTTCGTCATTGTTTTACATCCTGTTCTGTTATCGTTCTTGTTGAATCTAATATAAAAACCGTGTCGCATCTGTCGGGCAAGCAATCAAGTGCGTGCTCTGTAATGCGTTGATAGTGTTGCACAAAGTTTGCCACTTCTTCGTCACTCATAATGCCAGCGCCTTTGCCCTGCACAGAAGCGGCTAGTTTGTGTTCTTGCTCTAGACGCCATTGGTAAACACAATCAAACGAGGGCGCTTTCAGCATTACGCTATAGTTGATCTTGTTAAACAGCGCTTGGTATTCACCTGCTAATTCAGTATTGACAAAAGATCGCCAAATACCAAGCGGATCGTCTACTTCTTCAAGATGATTAATCGGGCGCTTAACATCATCAGCAGATTGTGCAGGCACACCAACACACCAGCCTTCAAGAATAACGAAGTCCGGTGATTCGCTTACCACAGGCCACTGCGCTTTGGGCTGCGGATTGTCAGTTGCTTTATTAAACCGGGGGAGAGCAGTGGGCTGACCACTTTCAAGTTGTCGAAGTGTAGTGAGCGCCAAAGCCGTATCGTGTGTACCAGGTACTCCGCGAGTCTTCAGCAGTGGATGTACCTTTATAGCCAACGCGTTACGCTGTGATTGGTCAAGATAGAAGTCATCGATAGACAAAGACACAACGCGTTTGCCATGTACTGACGTTAAAAAGGCTTCAATAAAACTGGTTAATGTGGATTTTCCAGAACCTTGACATCCATTGATGCCCACAACGAAAGGTTTTGATGCACCTTCTTGGTGCTTGAGTAGCCGTTCACATAATGGAGTGAACCATTTTTGTGCAATCTCTGCATAGCTACTTGGCAATTGATGTGTTGCTAGAAAGCCATGTATGTCCATGTTGTCACCCTAATCAATGCAGATTACTTACACTTTAGCAGATTAGGGTTACAACATTTATGCCAACACAGAGTCGTTGGTTCAGGAAAGGTCTTTACTTCTTGTTGGCTACAATAACGGCTCGTTGTGGTGCAGGGTAGCCTTCAATGGTGCGGGTAATATCTTCTGGATCGAGAAAATCTTTCAAAGATTGCGTGTCCATCCAAGGCGTTGAGCGTTGCTCGTCTAATGTCGTGTGATTCACATCCACCACGCGAATATTTTCAAAGCCTAGGCGTGATAGCCAAACGGTAAGTGCCGCAGTGCTAGGTAAAAACCAGACATTACGCATTTGAGCGTAACGCTCGCCCGCCATTAGTACGGTATTTTCATCACCGTCCACTACTAGCGTTTCAAGCACCAACTCGCCGCCTTTGCGAAGTTGGTCTTTAAGCTGTGTTAAAAACGCCATAGGGTCTTTTCTGTGATACAGCACGCCCATAGAGAATACGGTATCGAAAGCCTTCAGCGGCTGCATGTCTTCAATGCCCATAGGAAGAAAATGGATATTGTTTGTGGCAACATTTTCGTTATGCATGAAGTGCTTTATGGCGTGAAACTGAATGAAGAATAGTTGCGTTGGGTCGACGCCAATAACGCGAGAGGCACCTTCGCCGAGCATGCGCCACATGTGATATCCACTTCCGCAGCCCACGTCTAATACGTGCCGGTTTTCTAGTGACGCTATGTGAGGTACAACACGGTCCCACTTCCAGTCCGAGCGCCATTCCGTGTCTATGTGAATGCCGTGCACATGATATGGACCTTTTCTCCATGGCATAAATTGTTTTAGTAAGCCTTCAATTTGTTTTTGCGTATAGGTATCAACGTCTTTTTCGCTTCCTATAGTCACAGTATTTTTCAAATCGATGGTGCTGCAGGCGGGTTTGGGCAATTTATTGAGTAACCTACACCACTTATCAAATTCACCGTGTTTTCCGTTGCGCTGCCATTCGTCCATTAATGCAGGAAGTGTTTGTAGCCAGTGGGCAAGTGGGCTGTCTAATAACGATTTATAGCAGTCGTTAAACCAAATGTTTTCTAGTTTACTCATGTTGTTCCTAGTATGTCGGCTTAAGCTTTAACCGCAATCAAAGACGTGAAGTTGTAGCATTTGTACCACATTACTACATCGCTGAAGCCTGCATTTTTTAAGCGAGTTTCATGTTCTTCGAATGTGTCGGTTAGCATCACTTTTTCCAACGCTGCGCGTTTTTGACTCACTTCTAACTCGCTATAACCGTTGTCGCGTTTGAACTGGTGATGTAAGTCGATAAGCAGTTCGTTTCCTCTTAGGGTCGGATGTCGAATTTTCTCTGACAGCACTAAAATACCACCAGGATTCAACCCTTCGTATATCTTAGATAATAGCGCAGCGCGATCGGCTGGAGGTATAAACTGTAGGGTGAAATTCATCACCACCATTGATGCATTTGTAATCTCGACCTCTTGAGCATAGGCTTGCTCAATGGTGATAGGGTTTGTCAGTGTAAATGCTTGTACAACACGTTTACAACGTTCAACCATTGCCTCACTACTATCGACGCCTATGATGTTAAACGTTTTGTCTTGAGTTGCTCTTGCTATAGACAAACTTGCAGCCCCCAAAGAGCACCCTAAGTCGTATACATTAGAATTATCGCTTACCGCGCTTTTGGCCAGTTCACCGATAGTGTGAATAATCGTTTCGTATCCCGGTACGGAACGTTGGATCATATCGGGAAACACATCTACCACAGACTCGTCAAATTTAAAGTCGGCTACTTTACTGAGCGGGTTTGCATAAATGTTGTCGTGCTTCTTCACAATAGGCCTTCATTTCGTAATTTGGGCCGCAATTTTAACGTTTGAATTGAAAATGCCAATCTAAAACACCAATTTTCTTGAAATTTAGTCTATTTTTAAGGTTTAGGGCTTTTCGTTACTAAACGAAAGTATTAATCTATCAACAAATACAATAAGGAAGCAGTAACGCTAATGACGAGAATTCTAGTAGCAGACGATCACCCATTGTTTCGCGAAGCTTTAAGCGGCGCGTTAGAACCCTACTTTGAAAATTCGCAAATCATCGAGGCAGGAAGTCTTGAATCAGCACTTGAAAAATTAAATGAATTCGATGGCGTCGAACTGGTTCTTCTTGATTTAAATATGCCTGGTGGAGAGTACTTTAACGGCCTAATTACACTTCGTGAGCAATACCCTGATATTCCCGTTGGCGTAATTTCAGGTAGTGATAGCGTTGAAGTTGTTGCTCAGGTTATGAGTCTTGGCGCACAGGGTTTCATACCTAAAGTATCTGCAACGCGCGAAATAGCGCAAGCGATTGTAGATATAATCGCGGGTAAAAAATGGCTACCAGAGGGAATGGAAGAAGAACTCGATAAAGTTGATGACGAACTGAAGGTCCTACTTCAGCGATTCCGCGAGTTAACCCCTAAGCAAATTCAAGTATTGTCGTATTTACGTGCAGGTCTGATGAATAAACAAATTGCACATGAGATGAATGTTACCGAAGCAACCATTAAGGCACATATCAGCGCCATACTGCGTAAACTAGAAATTAATACCCGAACTCAGGCAGTTCTATTAATGGACAAACTTCAGCTTAGCTAGTATTTGTAAATTGATTAAAAAAACCGGAGTTTATTCCGGTTTTTTTATGTCAGATTAACAGACTAACCAAATAAGAAAGGCCGCTATTAAGCGGCCTTTTTAGTTAGAAACGTGTAATGGTCAACGCGCTTACGCTGCCTTGCCACCACGCTTTTTAGTCGATGCACTAGACGAGTTTATCTTTGCTACCAATTCTTCGTGGTCGAAATCGTCAACGTTGATGGTACGCAAACGACCCGCTTCAGTTTTACGCAGCAGATTCGCTTCGTCTTCGTTGATAACGCCTTCTGCAAGCGCTTCATCAGCAAGCTTTTCAAGTTGCGTGAATGGCAACTTAGCTTTCTTATGCTTACAAATACGCTCGAAAATTGGCTCGCTTGCCAAAACGTCATCAAGCGTCTGCTCAAGGTCACCCATTAAGCTGCCTTCTTCGCGAGTTAAGTACTGGCCATAGCCTAAACGGCTACGTGCAGAGCAAGGCGTTTGTAGCATTTGCGCAATGGCATGCTCTGTTTTATCAGATGGCTTGCCAACACGACGGCCAAATGGAATAACCATAGCGCGCATAACGACTGCAATGGCTTTATTCGGGAAGTTCGCCAAGAAGTCATCAATAGCGGTTTCAATGTCGTGTAGGGTAGTTTGCATTGCCCAATGAAGAAGAGGTAAGTCTTCTTTTAAGCGACCTTCTTCGTCGAAACGCTTAAGTGTTGTACTGCCTAAGTAAAGGCCACTTAGAATATCGCCTAAACGCGCAGATAAGCGTTCACGACGTTTTAAATCACCGCCAAGTACACCCATTGATACGTCAGTAAGCAATGCTAAGTTTGCACTATAACCCTGTAGAAGCTTGTAGTAGCGAGCTGTTTCATCAGTAAATGGTGCACTGCTAAACGCGCCGTTAGTTAACGAGAACCAGACGCTGCGTACAGTGTTCGCTACGGCAAAACCAATATGACCAAATACCGCTTTATCAAAGGCTTTCAGCGCTTCTTTTCTATCTTCAATTGAAGCTGCTTCAATTTCCTTAAGAACAAACGGGTGACAGCGCATTGCGCCTTGACCAAAGATCATCATGTTTCGCGTAAGGATATTTGCACCTTCAACGGTAATAGAAACAGGCACACCTTGATAACCACGACCAAGGTAGTTATTTGGCCCAAGCATTACGCCTTTACCACCGTGAACATCCATTGCATCGTTGATAACTTGACGCATTTTTTCAGTTAGGTGGTATTTACAGATTGCCGAAATTACCGAAGGTTTTTCGCCAAGGTCAACACCAACGGTTGAGAAGCGCGTCACACCATCCATCAAGTAAGCGTTACCGCCGATGCGAGCCAGCATCTCTTCAACCCCTTCCATATGACCTACAGGCATACGGAATTGACGACGAATACGAGCATACGCACCAGTTGCCAGTGATACCGACTTAGCGCCACCTGCTGCTGATGAAGGAAGAGTTATACAACGACCCACTGACAAACACTCTACAAGCATACGCCAGCCGCGACCCGCCATTTTCGGACCACCGATGATATAGTCGATAGGCACAAAGATATCTTCACCCTTAATTGGACCGTTTTGGAATGGCGTATTAAGTGGGAAGTGGCGGCGGCCAATTTCCAAACCTTTGGTGTCACGCGGAATAAGGGCACACGTAATACCTGGCTCTTTATTGTCGCTAAGAAGACCGTCTGGATCTTGAAGCTTAAACGCGAGTCCAATAACCGTCGCAACCGGCGCAAGAGTGATGTAGCGCTTGTTGAACGTAAGGCGCATACCCAATACTTCTTCACCGTTGAATTCGCCTTTGCAAACCACACCCACATCAGGGATCGCACCCGCATCTGAACCTGCTTCAGGGCCGGTAAGCGCGAAACAAGGAATTTCTTCACCTGCTGCAAGACGCGGTAGATAGTGGTCTTGTTGCTCTTTGGTACCGTAGTGCTGAAGTAGTTCACCTGGGCCTAATGAGTTAGGAACACCAACAGTGCTCGATAATACAGCGCTGACACCGGCCAACTTTTGTAGTACACGAGATTGCGCATAGGCAGAAAACTCTAAACCACCGTATTGCTTCTTAATGATCATAGCGAAGAACTTATGATCTTTTAGATACTGCCAAATCTCAGGAGGTAGATCGGCATCTTTGTGATTGATTTGCCACTCGTCTACCATAGAGCATACCGTGTCACACGGACCGTCTAGAAACGCTTGCTCTTCAGCAGTCAGACGCCCTTTAGGGATGCGGTGTAACTTATCCCAGTCTGGCTTACCGCTGAAAATATCACCGTCCCACCATACAGTACCAGCATCAATAGCTTCTTGTTCTGTGCTTGACATTTCAGGCATCACTTTGCGATAGAACGCAAGTAGTTTAGTTGAAATGTATTGCTGTCTGATGTTCGATAGCGTGAAAGGAAGTGTTAATGCTAGGTATACCACCCAGCCTAAAAGGCCGATATCGCCAAAGAGGGTGCCTAAAATCATGACACCTGCGCCCATGGCAACTGCCGTTACCAAGCTGGTGCGTTTATAGCTAGCAACCGCTAGTGTCAAAACCACCAGTAAAAACCATATAAAATCTGCCATACTTCACTCCTGAAAGGCGTTGAACATTATACAGGTCGCTGCTCAATTGGGGTGAGCACTTCACAATGCACCAGTGCAAATTGAGGTCAGACCAGCATGCTGTAAACCTATTATTTAATAGGGCAAAGATCAAGATTTTTACATGAATATTGTATTAATAACTGCATAAATAATAGGGTGCATCTATTAGTATAGCTGTTGCTTATAGATCGCTATTCAACATGCAGATAAATAGCGGTATTTGAAAAGAATTTAATATTTGTGGATGGCAACATTAATGCACAATATAAACGCACTAATGTTGTGCTTAAAACAAACTGCCGAGTTTAACAAGATGTTAAACTCGGCAGAGTTAATACGATGAAAAAAGACGATACCAAAATCGACTACAGCTCAGTGAATGACTTAAGCTTTATGTCACCTTGTTCATCGCCTTCTTTAAACTGTTGTAAACGCACAAGTGCATAGTTTAACGAAGGGGCAAACCATGCAAACGTCTCACGTTTTTTTGAGTCTCGAATAAGCTTCACCTTCACTGCCTCAATCTTGCCATAGGGCAGGGACAGTGTTTCATTATCTACAACTTCAACGCCGTAATGACGCAACTCACCACGGTAGTTTACGAAGTCATAAGAGAGTGAAGTTTTTCCTTCTGCCAGCTGCTTAGCAAGGTCTAGACGGTATATTTGATTATCAAACTCACCGTTCCAATCAAAAGTATCGCCATTTTCGACATTAATTTTACCGTTACCCTGATGACTAAACGTGACTTTTAATGCTTTATCTGGCCCAGTACCAGAACGATCGTAAAAGTACTGTGATGGCACAACAGTGTTATCACTTACAGTAAAAATCGAGTGTTCACTGCGTTTATCAGACAGGAAAAACTTAGATACCTTTGACGTATATAGCAGCGAATACTGATTGTTACCTAATTTAGATAACTCTATGCTGGCTTCGCCAACATCATCGTCCCATTTATACGCGGTATAGGTTGCCTTGTAGGGCGTAAGCGACAGTGTGTCGCTTTGGGAATCTTGTGCCATTGCTGACAAAGACAGTGTCAGCAATGTGCAACTTACAAGCCCTTTACTCGCTCGCATAACCAGATTCTGGAAGTTCTTGATCATCTAAAACAGCCTTATTGTTTCGCATTTTAAGTCGACCCGCGCTGTACCAAGATAGCACAAGTGGATAAATGCGGCGCTCCTGCTCTTGAACACGCTCGGCTAAATCGCTTGCTGTATCATCTTCAAACACCGGTACTCGGCTTTGAATAATGACAGGACCACCATCTAACTCGGGTGTTACAAAATGAACGCTAACACCGTGTTCAGTGTCTGAGTTATCAATAGCGCGCTGATGCGTATTCAACCCTTTGTACTTTGGCAACAAAGATGGATGAATGTTCACTAATTTTCCAGAAAAATAGTTTACAAACTCAGGTGTTAGAATACGCATGAAGCCTGCAAGCACAACACAATCGGCACCAAATGCGTCGATTTGTGCTTTCAAGGCGTTATCGTAATCGATGCGGTCTTCATATTGCGTATGATCAATACATACTGCTTCAATGCCTGCTTCTTTTGCACGCTCTAAACCGTAGGCATTTGGACGATTACTGATCACACCACTAATTTGTGCATTCAAACGGTGTGCTTTTATTTCATCAATAATAGCTTGTAAATTACTACCATTACCCGAAATTAATACACATAACTTAGTCACAGCTTCACTCACGCGTTGATCTCTACTTGCTCTTCGCCGTCTTTGGATTCAATGTCACCAATTACCCACGCGTTTTCGCCGTGCTGTTTAAGGATAGACAACGCGTTGTCTACGTCTGCTTCGT
The DNA window shown above is from Alteromonas sp. KC3 and carries:
- a CDS encoding glycosyl transferase — translated: MADFYQNGVVTTLHNLARRPTEELEAELLQFSQKRPMALILPSLFSELEGDALPHIVNELTEVPYLSEVVIGLDRANQEQYKHALKFFGKLPQHHRILWNDGPRLKALDEELQAQGLAPKELGKGRNVWYCMGYVLASNRAESVALHDCDIVTYEKDLLARLIYPVANPQFNYEFCKGYYARVANGKINGRVSRLLVTPLLRALKRIMGDNEYLEFMDSFRYPLAGEFSFRRDVLNDIRIPSDWGLEIGVLSEMHRNYSHNRLCQADICDIYDHKHQDLSLNNDQGGLSKMSIDITKAIFRKLATQGYTFSNEMFRSIKATYFRIALDFIETYHNDAVMNGLSLDIHSEEKAVEMFASNIMKAGQNFLENPMETPFIPSWNRVTSAVPDILERLLEAVEADTAEFME
- a CDS encoding HAD-IIB family hydrolase, with the translated sequence MTKTLVFTDMDGTLLDHHTYSFEAAKPALAALKQKDIPVIPTTSKTFAELEPLRERIGLDGPFIIENGAAIFIPHGFFKQKPSGTVWVDGYWCKAFISNKNYWIKLLEKMGSDFDSKYKQFSKMSLDEIQECTDLDEHSASLAAKRQFGEPILWLGSDDEKQRFLKAVKDRGAFPLEGGRFIHVSGNCDKGQALKWLASEYQKQHVTKVNTVALGDGKNDVAMLEAAHTPIRILSPVNPPPEVQKEEVYTSTLTGPEGWNEMLTQLLSL
- a CDS encoding kinase, yielding MDIHGFLATHQLPSSYAEIAQKWFTPLCERLLKHQEGASKPFVVGINGCQGSGKSTLTSFIEAFLTSVHGKRVVSLSIDDFYLDQSQRNALAIKVHPLLKTRGVPGTHDTALALTTLRQLESGQPTALPRFNKATDNPQPKAQWPVVSESPDFVILEGWCVGVPAQSADDVKRPINHLEEVDDPLGIWRSFVNTELAGEYQALFNKINYSVMLKAPSFDCVYQWRLEQEHKLAASVQGKGAGIMSDEEVANFVQHYQRITEHALDCLPDRCDTVFILDSTRTITEQDVKQ
- the cmoB gene encoding tRNA 5-methoxyuridine(34)/uridine 5-oxyacetic acid(34) synthase CmoB, which codes for MSKLENIWFNDCYKSLLDSPLAHWLQTLPALMDEWQRNGKHGEFDKWCRLLNKLPKPACSTIDLKNTVTIGSEKDVDTYTQKQIEGLLKQFMPWRKGPYHVHGIHIDTEWRSDWKWDRVVPHIASLENRHVLDVGCGSGYHMWRMLGEGASRVIGVDPTQLFFIQFHAIKHFMHNENVATNNIHFLPMGIEDMQPLKAFDTVFSMGVLYHRKDPMAFLTQLKDQLRKGGELVLETLVVDGDENTVLMAGERYAQMRNVWFLPSTAALTVWLSRLGFENIRVVDVNHTTLDEQRSTPWMDTQSLKDFLDPEDITRTIEGYPAPQRAVIVANKK
- the cmoA gene encoding carboxy-S-adenosyl-L-methionine synthase CmoA: MKKHDNIYANPLSKVADFKFDESVVDVFPDMIQRSVPGYETIIHTIGELAKSAVSDNSNVYDLGCSLGAASLSIARATQDKTFNIIGVDSSEAMVERCKRVVQAFTLTNPITIEQAYAQEVEITNASMVVMNFTLQFIPPADRAALLSKIYEGLNPGGILVLSEKIRHPTLRGNELLIDLHHQFKRDNGYSELEVSQKRAALEKVMLTDTFEEHETRLKNAGFSDVVMWYKCYNFTSLIAVKA
- a CDS encoding response regulator, whose translation is MTRILVADDHPLFREALSGALEPYFENSQIIEAGSLESALEKLNEFDGVELVLLDLNMPGGEYFNGLITLREQYPDIPVGVISGSDSVEVVAQVMSLGAQGFIPKVSATREIAQAIVDIIAGKKWLPEGMEEELDKVDDELKVLLQRFRELTPKQIQVLSYLRAGLMNKQIAHEMNVTEATIKAHISAILRKLEINTRTQAVLLMDKLQLS
- the fadE gene encoding acyl-CoA dehydrogenase FadE; this encodes MADFIWFLLVVLTLAVASYKRTSLVTAVAMGAGVMILGTLFGDIGLLGWVVYLALTLPFTLSNIRQQYISTKLLAFYRKVMPEMSSTEQEAIDAGTVWWDGDIFSGKPDWDKLHRIPKGRLTAEEQAFLDGPCDTVCSMVDEWQINHKDADLPPEIWQYLKDHKFFAMIIKKQYGGLEFSAYAQSRVLQKLAGVSAVLSSTVGVPNSLGPGELLQHYGTKEQQDHYLPRLAAGEEIPCFALTGPEAGSDAGAIPDVGVVCKGEFNGEEVLGMRLTFNKRYITLAPVATVIGLAFKLQDPDGLLSDNKEPGITCALIPRDTKGLEIGRRHFPLNTPFQNGPIKGEDIFVPIDYIIGGPKMAGRGWRMLVECLSVGRCITLPSSAAGGAKSVSLATGAYARIRRQFRMPVGHMEGVEEMLARIGGNAYLMDGVTRFSTVGVDLGEKPSVISAICKYHLTEKMRQVINDAMDVHGGKGVMLGPNNYLGRGYQGVPVSITVEGANILTRNMMIFGQGAMRCHPFVLKEIEAASIEDRKEALKAFDKAVFGHIGFAVANTVRSVWFSLTNGAFSSAPFTDETARYYKLLQGYSANLALLTDVSMGVLGGDLKRRERLSARLGDILSGLYLGSTTLKRFDEEGRLKEDLPLLHWAMQTTLHDIETAIDDFLANFPNKAIAVVMRAMVIPFGRRVGKPSDKTEHAIAQMLQTPCSARSRLGYGQYLTREEGSLMGDLEQTLDDVLASEPIFERICKHKKAKLPFTQLEKLADEALAEGVINEDEANLLRKTEAGRLRTINVDDFDHEELVAKINSSSASTKKRGGKAA
- a CDS encoding DUF3108 domain-containing protein, with the translated sequence MIKNFQNLVMRASKGLVSCTLLTLSLSAMAQDSQSDTLSLTPYKATYTAYKWDDDVGEASIELSKLGNNQYSLLYTSKVSKFFLSDKRSEHSIFTVSDNTVVPSQYFYDRSGTGPDKALKVTFSHQGNGKINVENGDTFDWNGEFDNQIYRLDLAKQLAEGKTSLSYDFVNYRGELRHYGVEVVDNETLSLPYGKIEAVKVKLIRDSKKRETFAWFAPSLNYALVRLQQFKEGDEQGDIKLKSFTEL
- the purN gene encoding phosphoribosylglycinamide formyltransferase, whose protein sequence is MSEAVTKLCVLISGNGSNLQAIIDEIKAHRLNAQISGVISNRPNAYGLERAKEAGIEAVCIDHTQYEDRIDYDNALKAQIDAFGADCVVLAGFMRILTPEFVNYFSGKLVNIHPSLLPKYKGLNTHQRAIDNSDTEHGVSVHFVTPELDGGPVIIQSRVPVFEDDTASDLAERVQEQERRIYPLVLSWYSAGRLKMRNNKAVLDDQELPESGYASE